A genomic stretch from Etheostoma cragini isolate CJK2018 chromosome 8, CSU_Ecrag_1.0, whole genome shotgun sequence includes:
- the fjx1 gene encoding four-jointed box protein 1: MRAVSANLFALLFLCALASVFYVWSALESRLERHKRGFPVPGAGSFYQSLPADLSAKTFRALLAVPAAQRPHLGGRLEALNLSDQTASAGNRHYHVNRDNKRSALREGPVKLGSPVEDGIFWSEWLEELLPVGFTEDYAQAWRGRARTSRIVQLEAGCGRISNQLATFADGTKACVRYGINADQVQGETLTYYLASLLGITNLPPLALSQLNGDSDQWAAVRTRIGGLQWSDRAVVSLTEWVSNLTGVVTPAPLRQESSGLHPVLGELRNKTTAELLELLQWTDLIIFDYLTANFDRLVSNLFSLQWDSRVMERDTNNLLRTPRGDLVFIDNEAGLVHGFRVLNMWEKYHNTVLSSVCVFRKRTMQRVAELHRRRDARNRLLELYRDSEPLSQELGFLSDEHAGVLQDRIDRLYKHILHCKGKYSQL, translated from the coding sequence ATGAGGGCTGTTTCCGCAAACTTGTTCGCTCTTCTTTTCCTGTGCGCCCTTGCAAGTGTTTTCTATGTGTGGAGCGCACTGGAGAGCCGTTTGGAGCGACACAAACGGGGGTTCCCAGTACCGGGCGCGGGGTCTTTTTACCAAAGTCTCCCAGCAGACCTCTCCGCCAAAACTTTCCGGGCATTGCTCGCTGTCCCAGCGGCACAAAGACCGCACTTGGGGGGCAGACTTGAGGCTCTAAACCTCAGTGATCAAACTGCCTCTGCAGGAAATCGACATTACCATGTGAATAGGGATAACAAGAGGTCAGCGCTGCGGGAGGGCCCGGTCAAGTTAGGTTCCCCGGTGGAGGATGGGATATTTTGGAGTGAATGGCTGGAGGAGCTCCTTCCCGTGGGCTTCACGGAGGACTATGCTCAGGCTTGGCGAGGGAGAGCCAGGACATCCAGAATAGTGCAGCTGGAGGCTGGATGCGGCAGGATATCAAATCAGCTCGCAACGTTCGCAGATGGGACCAAAGCGTGTGTGCGTTACGGGATAAACGCGGATCAGGTGCAAGGAGAAACTTTGACATATTACCTCGCCAGTTTGCTCGGCATCACAAACCTGCCTCCCCTCGCACTGTCCCAGCTGAACGGTGACAGTGACCAATGGGCGGCTGTGAGGACGCGCATAGGTGGTTTACAGTGGAGTGATCGAGCCGTGGTGTCTCTCACTGAGTGGGTCTCCAACCTGACCGGGGTGGTCACACCAGCGCCGCTTCGACAGGAGAGCAGCGGGCTGCATCCTGTGCTCGGGGAGCTCCGGAACAAGACGACGGCGGAGCTGCTGGAGCTATTGCAGTGGACCGACTTGATTATATTCGACTACCTGACTGCAAACTTCGACAGGCTCGTCAGCAATCTGTTCAGCCTGCAGTGGGATTCGCGCGTAATGGAGAGGGACACCAACAACCTCCTGAGAACACCCCGCGGTGACCTCGTATTCATAGACAACGAGGCCGGACTCGTGCACGGCTTTCGGGTGTTAAACATGTGGGAGAAATATCACAATACAGTACTGAgctccgtgtgtgtgttcagaaagAGGACCATGCAGCGCGTGGCGGAGCTGCACAGGCGCAGAGACGCTAGGAACAGGCTGCTGGAGCTCTACAGAGACAGCGAGCCTTTGTCACAGGAACTAGGATTTCTATCAGACGAGCACGCCGGTGTTCTCCAGGACAGGATAGACAGattatacaaacacattttgcattGCAAAGGGAAGTACAGCCAGCTGTGA